The window TCATCAGAGAAAATCGTGAAAGCTGTAAAATCTACAGGTGCAGTGGTTGTGGGTCCTATTCCACTTCCAACGAAAAAAGAAAAATTTACTGTTTTGAAATCTCCACACGTGAATAAAAAAGCGAGAGAGCAATTTCAGTTGTGTACTTATAAGAGATTAGTTGATATCTACTCTAATAGTTCTAAAACAGTAGACGCATTGATGAAAATCGAACTTCCAAGTGGAGTTGATGTAGAAATCAAGGTGTGATCTAACTGCTTCATACGAGTAAAAAACCTATACCGGAAACGGTATAGGTTTTTTTTTGAACAAATTTTTTGTTTTAATTTTTCCTCGACTTGAAATTTTCAACTGTTCTCTCGGATTTACTAAGCTAATTGTTTGAAAATATTCATGTTGCAGTTTGTTACCTGAAATTAAATTGCTAACTTTGCAATCCTTTAAAGGGGACAGGTGTGTATACACTTGTGAATCATTGTATATCATATATCCAAAGATGTCTGGAATAATAGGTAAGAAAATCGGAATGACTAGTATTTTTAGTGCCGATGGACGAAATGTCGCATGCACGTTAATAGAAGCTGGTCCTTGCGTAGTTACGCAAGTAAAAAATGTTGAAACAGACGGGTACAACGCTGTACAGTTGTCTTATGGTGAGCGTAAAGAAAAAAATACGCCTAAGCCATTAATCGGCCATTTTAAAAAGGCCGGTACGACTCCAAAGCAGAAAGTTGTTGAGTTTAGGGATTTCAGAGTGGAATTCGAAGGTCAGGTTGACATGGGTAAAACCGTGGTATCTGACAAGATCTTTGTTGAGGGCGATTTTATTGATGCCATAGGAACATCCAAAGGAAAAGGTTTCCAGGGTGTTGTTAAGCGTCATGGTTTTGCTGGTGTTGGTGGGGCCACTCATGGTCAGCACAACAGACAACGTCATCCAGGTTCTATCGGTGCTTGCTCTTGGCCCTCAAGGGTTTTTAAAGGCATGAGAATGGCAGGAAGAACCGGTGGTAACAGGGTCAAAGTACTTAACTTAAAAGTACTTAAAATATATCCTGAAAAGAACTTGCTATTAGTTAGTGGTTCTATACCGGGAGCCAAAAATTCTTTTGTGATTCTAGAGAAGTAATAAGATGGAATTAGCAATATTAAAACAAACCGGTGAAGAAACCGGAAGGAAGATCACGCTCTCTGAAGATATTTTCGCCATAGAGCCGAATGATCATGCCATATACTTGGATGTAAAACAGTATTTGGCCAATAGAAGACAAGGAACGCATAAATCTAAGGAAAGAGCCGAGATTGCTGGTTCTACCAAAAAGATTAAAAAGCAAAAAGGTACAGGTAGTGCTCGAGCAGGTTCTATCAAATCTCCAATTTTCAGAGGAGGAGGAAGAGTATTTGGACCAAAACCGAGAGACTATTCTTTCAAGTTAAATAAGAAATTGAAGCAGGTTGCCAGAAAATCTGCCTTGACTTACAAAGCCAAAGAAAACGGCTTGGTAATTTTAGAAGATTTGGTTTTTGATGCACCTAAGACCAAAGATTACATCAACTTATTGGCTAAATTATCTTTATCAGATAAAAAGACTTTGTTAGTGGTTGGTGAAAATAATCCAAATGTTTATTTGTCTTCCAGGAATGTACAAAAAGCTAAAGTAAGGGTATTCAGTGAGTTGAACACTTACGAACTTCTTGATGCTGATAGTTTAGTTCTTTGCGAAGGTGCAGTAAGTAAGTTAGAAACCCTTTTATCGAAGTAAAATCATGGATATATTAAAAAGACCTTTAATTACAGAAAAGATCTCAGCCATGAATGAACGTGGGGTATATGGATTTGTAGTTGAAAAAACTGCGAAAAAGCCTCAAATAAAAGATGCTGTAGAGAAAATGTACGGTGTCAAGGTGGTTGAAGTACGCACCATGCGCTATGCTGCAAAGAAAAAGACTAGGTACACCAAAGCAAAGATTGTTTCTGGTTATACCAACACTTTTAAAAAGGCAATGGTACAGGTAGCAGAAGGAGAAATCATTGATTTTTACGGAGAAATTTAATTGAATCAGAGCAATGGCAGTTAAAAAATTAAAACCTGTAACTCCTGGTACCCGTTTTAGAGTGGCGCCTTCATTTGATGAAATCACCACATCTAAGCCGGAGAAAAGCCTTTTGGCACCTTTGAAAAAAAGCGGAGGCAGGAACCATAGTGGTAAAATGACCTCCAGGTATCTTGGAGGAGGACATAAAAAAAGACTTAGGATTGTCGATTTCAAAAGAAATAAAGAAGGCATTCCTGCAGTAGTAAAAACAATAGAATACGATCCAAACAGAACGGCAAGGATAGCCTTGTTGTTTTACAAGGATGGTTCTAAAGCATATATGATTGCTCCTGAGGGACTTGAAGTTGGCCAGACAGTAATTACTGGTGAAGGCGCAAGTCCGGAAGTAGGCAATACTTTGTATTTGAAAGATATTCCTTTGGGTACAATCATTCATAACATTGAGCTTAAGCCTGGTAAAGGTGGCGCCATGGCCAGAAGTGCAGGTGGATATGCACAACTTTTGGCTAGGGAAGGAAAATACGTTACCCTAAAATTGCCTTCTGGCGAAATGAGAGTAGTTTTGGGTTCATGTAAAGCTACAATTGGTACTGTTTCAAATGGTGACCACATGAATGTAGTACTAGGAAAAGCCGGTCGTAAGAGATGGCTAGGAAGAAGACCTCGTACTAGAGGTGTGGCGATGAACCCTGTAGATCACCCAATGGGTGGTGGTGAAGGCCGTTCTTCAGGTGGTCATCCAAGATCTAGAACAGGCTTGTTGTCTAAGGGCAAGAAAACCCGTTCGCCTAAAAAGTACTCCAATAAATTTATCATTAGCAGAAGAACTAAGTAAACATGGCACGTTCGTTAAAAAAAGGCCCATATATAGAGCACCATTTGTTAAAAAAAGTGGATGTCATGAACGAATCTGGGAAGAAATCTGTGATCAAAACCTGGTCAAGGAGGTCAATGATTTCTCCGGATTTTGTAGGACTAACCTTTGCAGTGCATAATGGAAACAAGTTTATCCCGGTATTTGTGACTGACAATATGGTTGGACACAAACTAGGTGAATTTGCACCTACTAGGAATTTCCGTGGACACATTGCCAAAAAAGATAAAGGAAAGAGATAATCATGGAAGCTATAGCAAAATTAAACAATGTTCCTACCTCTCCCAGAAAGATGCGTCTGGTTGCGGATCTAGTAAGGGGAAAAAAAGTTGGTCAGGCATTAAGCATCTTGAAATTTACGCCTAATCATGGATCTATCAGGCTTGAGAAATTATTGTTATCCGCTATTGCCAACTGGCAAGCGAAAAACCCTGATGAAAAGCTTGAAGATGCCGATTTGTATATAAAGACCATCTCTGTAGATGGAGGTAGGATGTTAAAAAGGCTTAGACCTGCACCTCAGGGTAGAGCTCATAGAATCCGTAAAAGATCAAATCATGTAACGCTAGTAGTAGACTCCGTAGAAGGAGATGTTACCGCTGATATTGTTGAATCAAATGAAAAAGTAAACTAAAATATGGGACAAAAAGTTAACCCAATTGGTTTAAGGCTTGGTATCATTAAGGGGTGGGACTCTAACTGGTATGGAGGACGCGATTTCGCTGATAAGCTTTATGAAGACCAGAATATCAGAAAGTACGTCTTTGCCAGAATACCCAAAGGAGGTATTTCCAAGGTAATTATTGAAAGGACTCTAAAGAGGATTACCCTTACCATCCAAACTGCCCGACCTGGTGTAGTTATTGGTAAAGGAGGATCTGAGGTAGACAAGCTTAAGGAAGAACTTAAGAAGATTACAGATAAGGATATTCAAATCAACATATTTGAAATCAAACGTCCTGAATTAGATGCTAAGTTGGTTGGTGAATCCATTGCACAGCAATTGGAAGCTAGGATTTCTTTTAGGAGAGCGATGAAGCAATCCATAGCTGCTACCATGAGAGTAGGAGCCGAAGGAATTAAAGTTAAACTTTCCGGAAGATTAGGTGGTGCTGAAATGGCCAGATCTGAAATGTACAAAGAAGGTAGAATTCCATTGCACACCATTCGTGCAGACGTGGATTATGCGCTTTCTGAAGCACAAACTGTCTATGGTAAAATAGGTATCAAAGTTTGGATTTTCAAAGGTGAAGTATACGGTAAAAGAGACTTGTCTCCAAATGCCGGGCTAAGCAATGATTCCAAAGGAAATGCTCCTTCAGGCAACAGAAGAAGAAGAGAAGGTGGGCCTAAGAGAAGAAAAAGAAACAACTAAAAATCCTTAACTGAGCAATCATGTTACAGCCAAGAAGAACGAAATTTAGAAAAATGCATAAAGGGAGGATCAAAGGAATTGCCCAAAGAGGTCATACTTTGGCCTTTGGTAATTTTGGCATCAAATCCCTTGAGCCTGGATGGATCACTTCGAGACAAATAGAAGCTGCCCGTATTGCAATGACAAGAGCAATGAAAAGGGAAGGACAAGTTTGGATCCGAATATTTCCAGATAAACCGATCACTAAAAAGCCTGCAGAGGTAAGGATGGGTAAAGGTAAAGGAGCTCCTGAATACTGGGTGGCAGTTATCAAGCCAGGAACAATCCTTTTTGAAGCTACCGGTGTTTCTGTGGAAGTTGCACAGGAAGCCCTTAGATTAGCGCAACAAAAGCTTCCTGTAAGTACAAAATTTATCGTACGTAGAGATTACGTTGGATCATAAGCTGATGAAAAATTCTGAAATCAACGCTCTAAATGAGAGCGAATTAAAATCCCGCATTGAAGCGGAGAGGGAGAACTTGACAAAATTACGTTTTGCTCATGCCATATCCCCTATAGAGAATCCAAATAGAATAAGAGAATCAAGGCGTTTGGTTGCTAGGTTGAATACATTTTTACGAGCCAAACAACTAGCTAAATAAGAAACAAAATGGCTACTACAGATAGAAACCTTCGTAAAGAAAGAATAGGAAAGGTAGTTAGCAACAAAATGGATAAATCCATAACCGTAGCGGTAGAGCGTAGAGTAAAACACCCTATTTACGGTAAATTTGTTGGTAAAACTACCAAATTCATGGCTCATGACGAAAACAATGATTGTAAGCAAGGAGACTTGGTTAAAATCAGTGAGACTCGTCCGCTGAGTAAGAACAAACGTTGGAGATTGGTTGAAATAATAGAAAGGGCATTATAAATCATGATACAGCAAGAATCCAGATTAAGTGTTGCGGATAATTCAGGTGCAAAAGAAGTACTTGTCATCCGTGTTTTGGGAGGAACCAAAAGAAGGTATGCCTCTATTGGAGACAAGGTTGTAGTCACTGTGAAATCAGCCCTATCATCCAGTAATATGAAAAAAGGTACCGTTTCTAAAGCGGTAATTGTAAGGACCAAAAAAGAGGTCCGAAGAAAAGATGGTTCGTATATTCGATTTGAAGACAATGCGGCTGTGCTTTTAAACAACAATGACGAACCTAGAGGAACCCGTATTTTTGGCCCAGTTGCCAGGGAACTTAGGGAAAAGCAGTTTATGAAAATTGTATCGTTAGCCCCTGAAGTATTGTAATCATGGAAAGAAAATTTAATAAACAACCAAAATTGCATATCAAAACCGGAGATACCGTATTGGTTATCGCAGGAGATGATAAAGGCAACAAAGGTAAGATCCTTTCTGTTGACCGAGCCAAAAGAAGAGCAATCGTAGAAGGTTTGAATATGGTAACCAAACATATTAAACCAACCACCAACTCTCCTCAAGGCGGTATAGAAAAGAAAGAGGCGCCCATCCATATCAGTAATCTTAAGTTGGTTGATCCTAAAAGTGGAGAAGCTACTAGAATTGGCAGAAAAAAGGATGAGGACGGAAAATTAGTAAGGTACTCTAAGAAAACCGGGGAGGTGATCAATGGCTAAACCTAGATTAAAAGAAAAATTCGATAGCGAAATCAAATCTGAATTGAAAGAAAAATTTCAATTTCAGAGTGTGATGGAAGTTCCTAAGTTGACCAAAATTGTATTGAATAAAGGTATTGGTGCAGCTGTAGCAGATAAAAAACTCGTAGATCAAGGTGTTGAAGAACTTACTTTGATTACCGGTCAGAGAGCTGTTGCAACCAAAGCCAAAAACTCTATCTCTAACTTTAAATTGAGAGATGGAATGCCTATCGGTGCAAAAGTGACGCTTAGAGGGTATAAAATGTATGAATTCCTTGATCGTTTGGTAAGCATTGCGCTTCCAAGGGTGAGGGATTTTAAAGGCATTTCTGACAAAGGATTTGATGGCAGAGGAAATTATACTTTGGGTGTAACAGAACAAATTATTTTCCCTGAAATCAGTATTGAGAAAGTCAACAGAATTTCTGGTATGGATATCACTTTGGTGACTACCGCAAAAACTGATGAAGAGGCACATGCATTGTTGAAGTCTCTTGGAATGCCATTTGTTAATAACAATAAAGAAGAATAATCATGGCAAGAGAATCGATCAAAGCCCGCGAAAGAAAAAGAGAACGCATGGTGGCCAAGTATGCCCATAAGCGCGCGGAACTTAAAGCAGCAGGTGACTACGAAGCTTTGGATAAACTTCCAAAAAATGCTTCACCAGTAAGACTTCACAATCGTTGCAAACTTACCGGCCGTCCGAAAGGATATATGAGAAAATTTGGCATCAATCGGGTTACTTTTAGAGAAATGGCTTCTGCTGGTAAAATTCCGGGTGTAACCAAGTCTAGCTGGTAAAAATTATATAATAGTTTTTATTCTTAATTTCATTGTGTAACTTTGCAGGCCCGTTAGGGTTTTGTAGTTAGACTAATACAAATATGACTGATCCAATAGCTGATTATCTAACCAGGTTGAGGAATGCCATCAAGGCAGCTCACCGGATAGTAGAAATACCTGCTTCAAACATGAAAAAAGAACTTACTAAAGTTCTTCATGAAAAAGGGTACATTCAGAATTATAAATTTGTTGAGGATGGACCACAGGGAACTATCAAAATAGCCCTGAAGTACAATCCTCAAACAAAGGTTAATTCTATTGTAAATCTTACAAGAGTAAGTAAGCCAGGTTTAAGAAAATATGTAGATAAAGAATCTCTTCCTAGAGTAATTAATGGTTTGGGAATCGCAATTCTTTCTACGTCAAAAGGAGTGATGACTGACAAAGAAGCCCGAGTTGAAGGAATTGGTGGCGAAGTGCTTTGTTACGTTTACTAATAAATTGATATGTCTAGAATAGGTAAAAAACCGATAAATCTACCTGCGGGTGTGACTGTAGACGTTGCTGATCATAATCAGATAACTGTTAAAGGTCCCAAAGGTACGCTGACTCAGGATGTTCATCCTGATTTTGAAGTAGAAAATAAAGAAGGTAACTTGGTCATTAGTAGACCAACGGACTCGAAACGCCACAAATCATTGCATGGACTTTATCGTTCATTGCTAAACAACATGGTGATAGGTGTAAGCGAAGGTTACAAAAAAGAATTGGAACTGGTAGGTGTGGGTTATAAAGCCGCAAATCAAGGTCAAATTCTTGAGCTTTCTCTGGGATATTCACATAACATCTTTTTGATGGTCCCTGATGAAGTTGCTGTCAAAACAGAAACCCCTAAAGGTAAAAACCCTTTGGTTACTTTAGAGAGTATCGACAAGGAATTAATAGGTCAGGTAGCTGCTAAAATAAGATCACTACGTAAAGTTGAGCCTTTCAAAGGTAAAGGTGTAAGGTTTGTAGGAGAAATTATTAGACGTAAAGCTGGTAAAACTGCCGCTAAAAAATAATTAGAAGATGGCTTTCAAGAAAAAAACTAGAAGACTGAGAATTAAGAGAGGTATCCGAAGGAAAATTTCAGGTACTGATGCCAGGCCAAGACTTTCTGTGTTCAAAAGTAATACAGGAATATACGCACAATTGATTGACGATTTGAAAGGTCAAACTCTTGCAGCAGCTTCATCCAAAGAGTTGGGTGCTAAAAAGAATGTAAACGTATCTGTTTCTAAAGAAGTTGGTAAAAAATTAGCTGAGAAAGCTGTTTCCAATGGGTTGAACGAAGTTGTTTTTGACAGAAGTGGATATCTTTATCATGGAAATGTAAAAGCTTTGGCAGAAGGTGCCAGAGAAGGAGGCCTTAAATTTTAATCATTATGTCCCAAGTAAGTAAAAGACCCATCAGGGCTACAGATACAGAATTAACCGAAAAAGTTGTTGCCATTAATCGTGTAGCAAAGGTTGTGAAAGGTGGACGTAGATTCTCCTTTTCTGCAATCGTTGTTGTTGGTGATGGTAACGGAGTAGTTGGTTATGGCTTAGGTAAAGCCAATGAGGTAACAGATGCCATAACCAAAGGTATAGAAGATGCTAAGAAGAATTTGATTAAAGTTCCATTGCTTAAAGGTACTATCCCGCACGAACAGTTGGGTAAGTATGGCGGCGGATTGGTTTTGATTAAACCTGCAGCCCCTGGTACTGGAGTTTTGGCCGGTGGTTCTATGCGTGCCGTATTGGAAAGTGCTGGTTACACAGACATCCTTGCCAAGTCTAAAGGTTCTTCCAACCCACATAATGTGGTAAAAGCGACCATAGAAGCGCTTATGAAATTGAGAGATGCTATTGCTGTTTCTCAACAGAGAAGGGTAAAAATTTCTAAAGTTTTTAACGGTTAGGAAAATGGCAAAACTACAAATCACTCAAATACGGAGTACAATCAATAGACCAAAATCCCAAAAAGCTACCATTACGGCTTTAGGATTAGGCAAGATCAACAAAACTGTAGAGAAAGAGAATACTCCTCAGTTACAAGGTATGATCCAAAAAATTAGCCATCTAGTTAAGGTACAAGAAGTTTAAAATTGACTGACTTTACAGTTGTTCAATTTTTAAACCAATCGAAAATCTAAGTAAAATGAAATTACATACATTAAAACCAGCGGAAGGCTCCACAAAAACCAGAAAAAGGATCGGTAGAGGTCAGGGTTCTGGAAGAGGAGGTACATCCACTAAAGGTCATAAAGGTGCGAAATCCAGATCTGGTTACAAAACCAAACTAGGTTTTGAAGGTGGTCAAATGCCTTTACAACGTAGGGTACCAAAATTTGGATTTACGAATCACAATAGGGTTGCCTATCAAGCCGTAAATCTTGATACTATCCAAGAATTGGCTGCTAAGCTTAATATTGAGAGTATAGATTTTGATGTTTTACATGAAAATGGCTTAGTTTCCAAAAAAGATCTTGTAAAAGTCCTAGGAAGAGGCGAACTTACTTCAAAAATAAATGTAAGTGCCCACAGTTTCTCTGCTAGTGCCATAGCGGCGATTGAAAAAGTTGGAGGATCTGTAAATAAGATTTAATACATGAAAAAGTTTATTACAACAGTAAAGAACATCTTTTCGATTGAGGATTTAAGAATCAGAATCTTAAATACAATTGGTTTGCTAATTGTTTTTAGAATTGGATCCTTTGTCGTCTTACCAGGTGTTGATCCAAGTCGCCTTGGAGAGGCTGCCACTGGTATATTCGGATTGATTGATACCTTTTTAGGTGGTTCTTTCAGTAGGGCGTCCATCTTTGGCTTGGGTATTATGCCCTATATATCTGCTTCGATTGTTTTGCAATTGTTGACTGTTGGCGTACCCTATTTTCAAAAATTACAAAAGGAGGGTGAATCCGGAAGAAAGCGGATCAATCAGATTACCAGAGTGTTAACCATCCTAATTACTTTGGCTCAGGGAGTTGGCTATATTACTGCTACTATTCCTGATGAAGCCATTGTTATTAACAAAACGCTTTTCATGACATCTGCTCTTATTTTATTAACTGCAGGAACGATGTTCTGTATGTGGATAGGTGAGAAGATTACTGAAAAGGGAATTGGAAATGGTATCTCTATGTTGATTATGATTGGTATCATATCTGCCTTGCCCGGAGCCATTATCTCTGAAAGTTTGTCTAAAGGTGGCGGAGGTATCTTATTATTACTTCTAGAAGCTGTGATTCTATTCTTTGTTGTAGTAGGTGTTGTAGCACTTACAGAAGCAGTAAGGAGAATCCCGGTGCAATATGCCAAGCAAGTAGTGGGAGGTAAAGTGTATGGCGGTCAACGTCAATATATCCCCATTAAAGTCAATGCTTCCGGTGTTATGCCCATTATCTTTGCCCAGTCTCTGATGTTTTTACCTGCCTTGATTGCTCAAATTTGGGCAGAAGACAGTGATATAGCATCTTATATTGGCACAACCTTTAGTGATTTCACTTCCTGGCAATACAATCTTGTCTTTGCTGTAATGATCATACTTTTCACCTTTTTCTATACTGCAATTACCGTAAACCCGGAGCAGATTGCTGAGGATATGAAAAGAAATGGCGGCTTTGTTCCAGGTATCAAACCCGGGGGACCTACTGCTGACTTCATTGACAATATTATTTCTAGGATTACTTTGCCTGGATCCATTTTATTAGCACTTGTTGCAATTATGCCGGCTTTTGCTATCATTGCAGGGGTGAGTAGTGAGTTTGCCCAATTTTATGGAGGTACCTCACTGTTGATTATGGTTGGAGTTATCTTGGATACACTTCGTCAGATTGAAAGTTATCTGTTGATGAGACATTACGAAGGCATGATGAAAAGTGGAAACATGAAAAATGATCCTTCAAGTTATGCAGTGGCTTAAATATGATACAGTTTAAGTCTGAAGAAGAAATTGAAATAATTAAGGAAAGTGCGCTGATTTTAGGAAAAGCGCACGGTGAAGTAGCCAAACATGTGAAAGAAGGGGTAAAGACCTCTTTTTTAGATAAAATTGCTGAAGAATATATCCGGGATAATAAAGCCATTCCATCCTTTAAAGGATACAATGGGTTCCCGGCTTCACTTTGTATTTCTGTGAATGAAGTAGTTGTTCATGGATTTCCAAGTCAATATCAATTGAAAGATGGCGATATAATCTCAATAGATTGTGGAGTCTTTCACCAAGGTTTTCATAGCGATTCCGCTTATACTTACCCTGTTGGTGAAGTTTCTCCCAAAACGATTGCACTTTTAAAAGCTACAAAGGAATCCCTTTATTTAGGGATAGAAAAAGCGGTTTTTGGTAACCGTGTAGGTGATATCGGTAATGCAATACAAAAATTTGTAGAGGCAAAAGGATATACTGTTGTTAGAGAATTAGTTGGTCATGGAGTTGGTAAGCAGCTGCACGAATCACCTGAAGTACCCAATTGGGGAAAAAGAGGTAGTGGCGCTAAGCTTAAAGCGGGGATGGTTATAGCAATAGAGCCAATGGTTAATCTAGGCACCCGTAATGTTGTTCAAGAACGAGATGGTTGGACCATCAGAACTGCTGATAGGAAGCCTTCTGCTCATTATGAACATACTGTTGCTATCCTAGAAGATAGAACTGAAATCTTAACAACACATCGTTTTATAGAAGAGAATTATAAATTTTAATTATGGCTAAACAAGCATCTATTGAACAGGACGGTACCATCGTAGAAGCATTGTCTAATGCAATGTTTAAGGTGGAACTTGAGAATGGTCACCAATTGATTGCACATATTTCCGGCAAGATGCGGATGAACTACATCAAAATTTTGCCCGGGGATAAAGTTAAGTTAGAAATGTCCCCTTATGATCTTACAAAAGGTAGAATTGTCTATCGATACAAGTAAGGTAGGGAGCGATTAAGGAGTATCAAATAGGAAAATTAGTATTGATATGAAAGTTAAAGCATCTATTAAGAAAAGAAGTGCTGACTGTAAAGTGATCCGACGAAAAGGGAAGCTTTATGTCATCAACAAAAAAAATCCGAAGTTTAAACAAAGACAAGGTTAAATACTATGGCTAGAATTGCAGGTGTCGATATACCGGACAATAAACGTGGTGTAATAGGCCTTACCTATATTTTTGGTATCGGCAGAAGTACGGCTAAAGCCATACTAGATAAAGCAGGTATTTCTTTAGACAAGAAAGCCGGAGAGTGGACAGATGATGAATCTACTGCTATCAGGAACATCATTTCTGAAGAATTCAAGACTGAAGGTGTACTTAAATCTGAAGTACAGTTGAGTATCAAGAGGTTGATGGACATTGGTTGTTACAGAGGTTTGAGACACAGAAAAGGACTTCCTGTTCGTGGTCAAAAAACCAAAAACAACGCTAGAACCAGAAAAGGTAAGAGAAAAACTGTTGCCAACAAGAAGAAAGCGACTAAATAAATCCTGACATAGATTATGGCTCAGAAAAGAAACGAAAAGACAAAGGCTAAGAAGCGGGTTGTTAAAGTTGAAGCTGTGGGACAGGCCCATATCAAAGCTTCTTTCAACAATATCATTATTTCCATCACCAACAATTCAGGACAAGTGATTTCTTGGGCTTCTGCTGGTAAGATGGGATTCAGGGGTTCTAAAAAGAACACTCCTTATGCTGCTCAAATGGCTGCTCAAAACTGTGGGCAGGTTGCGTATGACCTCGGTCTGAGAAAGATCGAAGTATTTGTAAAAGGTCCTGGAGCAGGTAGAGAATCTGCTATCAGAACCTTACAAAATGTAGGATTGGATGTAACTACCATTACTGATGTTACCCCACTACCTCACAACGGTTGTCGTCCTCCAAAACGCAGAAGAGTTTAATTTAAAGAAAATATAGCATGGCTAGATATAGAGGTCCAAAAGCAAAAATTGCCAGAAAATTTGGCGAGCCCATTGAAGGGCAAAGCAAAGTGCTTCAAAAGAAAAATTATCCTCCGGGAATGCATGGCAGAGGAAGACGTAAAAAACAGTCTGAATTTGCTATCCAATTGATGGAGAAACAAAAGGCTAAATACATCTATGGTGTATTGGAAAGACAATTTGCTAAAATGTTCGATATCGCTTCTAGGAAAAAAGGCGTTACCGGTGAAAATTTGTTGCAATTGTTGGAAGGCCGTTTGGATAACTCGGTTTATAGACTAGGAATTGCTCCAACTAGAAGAGGAGCACGTCAGTTGGTATCTCACAAACATATTCTTGTGAATGGTACCGTTGTAAATATTCCATCTTTTCAGTTGAAGCCAGGTG of the Cyclobacterium marinum DSM 745 genome contains:
- the rpsJ gene encoding 30S ribosomal protein S10; the encoded protein is MNQKIRIKLKSYDHSLVDKSSEKIVKAVKSTGAVVVGPIPLPTKKEKFTVLKSPHVNKKAREQFQLCTYKRLVDIYSNSSKTVDALMKIELPSGVDVEIKV
- the rplC gene encoding 50S ribosomal protein L3 — protein: MSGIIGKKIGMTSIFSADGRNVACTLIEAGPCVVTQVKNVETDGYNAVQLSYGERKEKNTPKPLIGHFKKAGTTPKQKVVEFRDFRVEFEGQVDMGKTVVSDKIFVEGDFIDAIGTSKGKGFQGVVKRHGFAGVGGATHGQHNRQRHPGSIGACSWPSRVFKGMRMAGRTGGNRVKVLNLKVLKIYPEKNLLLVSGSIPGAKNSFVILEK
- the rplD gene encoding 50S ribosomal protein L4, with translation MELAILKQTGEETGRKITLSEDIFAIEPNDHAIYLDVKQYLANRRQGTHKSKERAEIAGSTKKIKKQKGTGSARAGSIKSPIFRGGGRVFGPKPRDYSFKLNKKLKQVARKSALTYKAKENGLVILEDLVFDAPKTKDYINLLAKLSLSDKKTLLVVGENNPNVYLSSRNVQKAKVRVFSELNTYELLDADSLVLCEGAVSKLETLLSK
- the rplW gene encoding 50S ribosomal protein L23, with amino-acid sequence MDILKRPLITEKISAMNERGVYGFVVEKTAKKPQIKDAVEKMYGVKVVEVRTMRYAAKKKTRYTKAKIVSGYTNTFKKAMVQVAEGEIIDFYGEI
- the rplB gene encoding 50S ribosomal protein L2, yielding MAVKKLKPVTPGTRFRVAPSFDEITTSKPEKSLLAPLKKSGGRNHSGKMTSRYLGGGHKKRLRIVDFKRNKEGIPAVVKTIEYDPNRTARIALLFYKDGSKAYMIAPEGLEVGQTVITGEGASPEVGNTLYLKDIPLGTIIHNIELKPGKGGAMARSAGGYAQLLAREGKYVTLKLPSGEMRVVLGSCKATIGTVSNGDHMNVVLGKAGRKRWLGRRPRTRGVAMNPVDHPMGGGEGRSSGGHPRSRTGLLSKGKKTRSPKKYSNKFIISRRTK
- the rpsS gene encoding 30S ribosomal protein S19, giving the protein MARSLKKGPYIEHHLLKKVDVMNESGKKSVIKTWSRRSMISPDFVGLTFAVHNGNKFIPVFVTDNMVGHKLGEFAPTRNFRGHIAKKDKGKR
- the rplV gene encoding 50S ribosomal protein L22, which gives rise to MEAIAKLNNVPTSPRKMRLVADLVRGKKVGQALSILKFTPNHGSIRLEKLLLSAIANWQAKNPDEKLEDADLYIKTISVDGGRMLKRLRPAPQGRAHRIRKRSNHVTLVVDSVEGDVTADIVESNEKVN
- the rpsC gene encoding 30S ribosomal protein S3; the protein is MGQKVNPIGLRLGIIKGWDSNWYGGRDFADKLYEDQNIRKYVFARIPKGGISKVIIERTLKRITLTIQTARPGVVIGKGGSEVDKLKEELKKITDKDIQINIFEIKRPELDAKLVGESIAQQLEARISFRRAMKQSIAATMRVGAEGIKVKLSGRLGGAEMARSEMYKEGRIPLHTIRADVDYALSEAQTVYGKIGIKVWIFKGEVYGKRDLSPNAGLSNDSKGNAPSGNRRRREGGPKRRKRNN
- the rplP gene encoding 50S ribosomal protein L16, with the translated sequence MLQPRRTKFRKMHKGRIKGIAQRGHTLAFGNFGIKSLEPGWITSRQIEAARIAMTRAMKREGQVWIRIFPDKPITKKPAEVRMGKGKGAPEYWVAVIKPGTILFEATGVSVEVAQEALRLAQQKLPVSTKFIVRRDYVGS
- the rpmC gene encoding 50S ribosomal protein L29; amino-acid sequence: MKNSEINALNESELKSRIEAERENLTKLRFAHAISPIENPNRIRESRRLVARLNTFLRAKQLAK
- the rpsQ gene encoding 30S ribosomal protein S17 codes for the protein MATTDRNLRKERIGKVVSNKMDKSITVAVERRVKHPIYGKFVGKTTKFMAHDENNDCKQGDLVKISETRPLSKNKRWRLVEIIERAL
- the rplN gene encoding 50S ribosomal protein L14, yielding MIQQESRLSVADNSGAKEVLVIRVLGGTKRRYASIGDKVVVTVKSALSSSNMKKGTVSKAVIVRTKKEVRRKDGSYIRFEDNAAVLLNNNDEPRGTRIFGPVARELREKQFMKIVSLAPEVL
- the rplX gene encoding 50S ribosomal protein L24 — translated: MERKFNKQPKLHIKTGDTVLVIAGDDKGNKGKILSVDRAKRRAIVEGLNMVTKHIKPTTNSPQGGIEKKEAPIHISNLKLVDPKSGEATRIGRKKDEDGKLVRYSKKTGEVING
- the rplE gene encoding 50S ribosomal protein L5, yielding MAKPRLKEKFDSEIKSELKEKFQFQSVMEVPKLTKIVLNKGIGAAVADKKLVDQGVEELTLITGQRAVATKAKNSISNFKLRDGMPIGAKVTLRGYKMYEFLDRLVSIALPRVRDFKGISDKGFDGRGNYTLGVTEQIIFPEISIEKVNRISGMDITLVTTAKTDEEAHALLKSLGMPFVNNNKEE